One window of the Conexibacter sp. SYSU D00693 genome contains the following:
- the tenA gene encoding thiaminase II, whose amino-acid sequence MTGDGRWSTAARAVADELWEAQHRHPVVRGIADGTLAVDRLERWVREDWCFLVDYARVLAFAAGRATELDAVARWAEVAHSTLADELRLHRSYAAQFGITEDELADHAPGRATAGYTDFLLRCAVAEPYEVLVAALLPCMWGFSEIGLRLAAEGAAPEDERYRAWIGSYADEGFAALAAWCRDEADRAASRVDDAARAAMTRAFLRCSEHELAFWDQVLQDG is encoded by the coding sequence GTGACCGGCGACGGGCGCTGGAGCACCGCCGCACGCGCGGTGGCCGACGAGCTCTGGGAGGCCCAGCACCGCCACCCCGTCGTCCGCGGGATCGCCGACGGCACGCTGGCGGTCGACCGGCTGGAGCGATGGGTCCGCGAGGACTGGTGCTTCCTCGTCGACTACGCCCGCGTCCTGGCCTTCGCCGCCGGCCGCGCGACGGAGCTCGACGCCGTCGCCCGCTGGGCCGAGGTCGCGCACAGCACGCTGGCCGACGAGCTGCGCCTGCACCGCTCCTACGCCGCCCAGTTCGGGATCACCGAGGACGAGCTGGCCGACCACGCGCCCGGCCGCGCCACCGCCGGCTACACCGACTTCCTCCTGCGCTGCGCCGTCGCCGAGCCCTACGAGGTCCTCGTCGCCGCACTGCTGCCGTGCATGTGGGGCTTCAGCGAGATCGGCCTGCGCCTGGCCGCCGAGGGCGCGGCGCCCGAGGACGAGCGCTACCGCGCGTGGATCGGCTCCTACGCCGACGAGGGCTTCGCCGCGCTCGCGGCCTGGTGCCGGGACGAGGCGGATCGCGCCGCCTCACGCGTCGACGACGCAGCGCGTGCGGCGATGACGCGGGCGTTCCTGCGCTGCAGCGAGCACGAGCTGGCCTTCTGGGACCAGGTGCTCCAGGACGGCTAG
- a CDS encoding inositol monophosphatase family protein, producing the protein MTGDELAAVAEEAARAAGDVLVARFGRERALATKSTPTDVVSEADLAAERAIREVLAARVPDDGILGEEGDDVEGTTGRRWVVDPLDGTVNFLFGLPQWCVSVACESTADGGGVLVGVVWDPVRGDLFRATAEGVATLGGEALEGSSQDELSQALVATGFGYDAAQRGRQAELVTRVIQRVRDVRRMGSAALDLAWTAAGRYDAYFEHGVKAWDTRAGELLCARAGLEVVRLDGGGVLPAGILVAPPALVAELRELVGP; encoded by the coding sequence GTGACGGGCGACGAGCTCGCCGCCGTCGCCGAGGAGGCCGCTCGCGCCGCGGGCGACGTCCTCGTCGCGCGCTTCGGGCGCGAGCGCGCGCTGGCGACGAAGAGCACGCCGACGGACGTCGTCAGCGAGGCCGACCTCGCCGCGGAGCGCGCGATCCGCGAGGTCCTCGCGGCCCGCGTGCCGGACGACGGGATCCTGGGGGAGGAGGGCGACGACGTCGAGGGAACGACCGGCCGGCGCTGGGTCGTCGATCCGCTCGACGGGACGGTGAACTTCCTCTTCGGGCTGCCGCAGTGGTGCGTGAGCGTCGCGTGCGAGTCGACCGCGGACGGCGGTGGCGTGCTGGTGGGCGTGGTCTGGGACCCGGTGCGCGGCGACCTCTTCCGCGCGACGGCCGAGGGCGTCGCGACGCTCGGCGGCGAGGCGCTGGAGGGCTCGTCCCAGGACGAGCTCTCGCAGGCCCTCGTCGCCACGGGCTTCGGCTACGACGCCGCTCAGCGCGGGCGCCAGGCCGAGCTCGTGACACGGGTGATCCAGCGCGTGCGCGACGTGCGCCGCATGGGCTCGGCGGCGCTCGACCTCGCCTGGACCGCTGCCGGCCGCTACGACGCGTACTTCGAGCACGGGGTCAAGGCCTGGGACACCCGCGCGGGCGAGCTGCTGTGCGCGCGTGCGGGCCTGGAGGTCGTCCGCCTCGACGGCGGCGGCGTCCTGCCGGCGGGGATCCTCGTCGCGCCCCCGGCGCTCGTGGCCGAGCTGCGCGAGCTCGTCGGCCCGTGA
- a CDS encoding amidase translates to MTATTSTADLLFAGAARQAQAVADGEVTSVELVRATLDRIAERNPRLNAFRVVLGEEALAEAAAADERRAAGEGGVLNGVPVAIKDDADVAGLDTCHGTATSRGRAVVDADVVARLRAAGAVVVGKTHIPELSMSPATDTTTYGSVRNPWDLRRTPGGSSGGSGAAAADGLCGVALGSDGAGSIRGPAAWCGLFGIKPTRDRVPMTPDAADGWQGMAHRGPLARTVLDAALFLDATVDDAPLEDGGFAAAVRAADPGRLRIAVSTKVPVGVVAPLGREEREALRGTAQRLRALGHDVVERDPDFPPSFWAAAYTRVLRGIADQARDELDDPAVLEPRSRNVAAIGARIPDAAVRWARGAEDGIARRIEALWDDVDVLLTPSCADGPYTAGTFTQHGTAWWLAFAARRIPYFAPYNLTGQPAASVPAGFDDDGLPLGVQLVGRPRDEATVLALAAQLEQTHPWAQRRPGGRA, encoded by the coding sequence ATGACCGCCACCACCAGCACGGCCGACCTCCTCTTCGCGGGCGCCGCCCGCCAGGCCCAGGCGGTCGCCGACGGCGAGGTCACGAGCGTCGAGCTGGTCCGGGCGACGCTCGACCGCATCGCCGAGCGCAACCCGCGGCTCAACGCGTTCCGGGTCGTCCTGGGCGAGGAGGCGCTCGCCGAGGCGGCGGCGGCCGACGAGCGTCGCGCGGCGGGCGAGGGCGGGGTGCTCAACGGCGTCCCGGTGGCGATCAAGGACGACGCGGACGTCGCGGGGCTCGACACCTGCCACGGGACGGCGACGTCGCGTGGGCGCGCCGTGGTGGATGCCGACGTCGTGGCGCGGCTGCGCGCGGCCGGGGCCGTCGTGGTCGGCAAGACGCACATCCCCGAGCTCTCGATGAGCCCGGCGACCGACACGACGACCTACGGGTCGGTCCGCAACCCGTGGGACCTGCGCCGGACGCCTGGCGGCTCGAGCGGCGGCAGCGGCGCGGCGGCGGCCGACGGGCTGTGCGGTGTCGCGCTGGGCTCCGACGGCGCGGGGTCGATCCGCGGGCCGGCGGCGTGGTGCGGGCTCTTCGGCATCAAGCCGACGCGCGATCGCGTTCCCATGACGCCCGACGCCGCCGACGGCTGGCAGGGCATGGCCCACCGCGGCCCGCTGGCGCGGACGGTGCTCGACGCGGCGCTCTTCCTCGACGCGACGGTCGACGACGCGCCGCTGGAGGACGGCGGGTTCGCTGCGGCCGTGCGCGCGGCCGACCCGGGGCGGCTGCGCATCGCGGTCTCCACGAAGGTCCCGGTCGGGGTGGTGGCGCCGCTGGGGCGCGAGGAGCGCGAGGCGCTGCGGGGCACCGCGCAGCGGCTGCGCGCCCTCGGCCACGACGTCGTCGAGCGCGACCCGGACTTCCCGCCGTCGTTCTGGGCAGCGGCGTACACGCGCGTGCTGCGCGGCATCGCCGACCAGGCGCGCGACGAGCTCGACGACCCCGCGGTCCTCGAGCCGCGGTCGCGCAACGTGGCGGCGATCGGCGCGCGGATCCCCGACGCCGCGGTGCGCTGGGCGCGCGGCGCCGAGGACGGGATCGCCCGGCGCATCGAGGCCCTGTGGGACGACGTGGACGTCCTGCTCACCCCGTCGTGCGCCGATGGTCCCTACACCGCCGGGACGTTCACCCAGCACGGCACCGCCTGGTGGCTGGCCTTCGCCGCGCGGCGCATCCCGTACTTCGCGCCGTACAACCTCACCGGCCAGCCGGCGGCGTCGGTCCCGGCGGGCTTCGACGACGACGGCCTGCCGCTGGGCGTGCAGCTCGTCGGCCGCCCGCGCGACGAGGCGACGGTCCTCGCCCTCGCCGCGCAGCTCGAGCAGACCCACCCCTGGGCGCAGCGCCGCCCGGGTGGTCGCGCGTGA